Proteins co-encoded in one Malus sylvestris chromosome 9, drMalSylv7.2, whole genome shotgun sequence genomic window:
- the LOC126583692 gene encoding binding partner of ACD11 1-like isoform X1 yields MEELLRFSQSGFFGKMYPGGYTAEVTSLSPKATEEDVYNFFGHCGAVEHVEIIRSGEYASTAYVTFRDAFALQTAILLSGARIVDQCVCITSWGSYIDESDAWNGSTYPEGNTSSTTYHSSQFVSTPGEAVTVVKTLASKGYVLGKDALTKAKAFDESHQLSATAAAKVCELSDRIGLTEKIHAGREVVKTVDEKFHVSDITKSAATVTGTAVVVAATYTGEAAVAAGSAVVNSSYFAKGALWFSDVLTRASKAAADLGSHGGN; encoded by the exons ATGGAAGAACTGTTAAG GTTCTCTCAATCCGGTTTTTTCGGGAAAATGTATCCGGGTGGTTACACCGCTGAAGTTACAAGTTTGTCCCCTAAAGCTACAGAGGAGGATGTTTACAATTTTTTCGGTCATTGTGGTGCAGTTGAGCATGTTGAAATCATCAG ATCCGGTGAATATGCCTCTACTGCATATGTGACATTCAGAGATGCTTTTGCTCTGCAAACTGCGATATTACTCAGC GGAGCTAGGATCGTAGATCAATGTGTATGCATAACAAGTTGGGGAAGTTATATCGATGAATCCGATGCTTGGAACGGTTCTACTTATCCCGAAGGCAATACTAGCTCAACG ACTTATCACTCGAGTCAGTTCGTCTCTACCCCCGGAGAAGCAGTAACGGTAGTCAAAACACTGGCATCCAAGGGATATGTTTTGGGAAAAGACGCATTAACCAAGGCCAAAGCTTTCGACGAGTCCCATCAACTCTCAGCAACTGCAGCAGCCAAGGTTTGTGAGCTCAGCGACAGAATCGGCCTCACTGAAAAAATTCACGCAGGCAGGGAAGTTGTCAAAACTGTGGACGAGAAGTTCCATGTTTCGGATATCACCAAATCAGCTGCAACCGTTACTGGAACGGCGGTGGTGGTGGCAGCTACGTATACTGGGGAAGCAGCTGTGGCAGCAGGAAGCGCTGTGGTCAACAGCAGCTACTTTGCCAAGGGAGCTCTTTGGTTTTCAGATGTATTGACTCGTGCAAGCAAGGCTGCAGCTGATTTGGGTAGTCATGGCGGTAACTAA
- the LOC126583692 gene encoding binding partner of ACD11 1-like isoform X2 encodes MYPGGYTAEVTSLSPKATEEDVYNFFGHCGAVEHVEIIRSGEYASTAYVTFRDAFALQTAILLSGARIVDQCVCITSWGSYIDESDAWNGSTYPEGNTSSTTYHSSQFVSTPGEAVTVVKTLASKGYVLGKDALTKAKAFDESHQLSATAAAKVCELSDRIGLTEKIHAGREVVKTVDEKFHVSDITKSAATVTGTAVVVAATYTGEAAVAAGSAVVNSSYFAKGALWFSDVLTRASKAAADLGSHGGN; translated from the exons ATGTATCCGGGTGGTTACACCGCTGAAGTTACAAGTTTGTCCCCTAAAGCTACAGAGGAGGATGTTTACAATTTTTTCGGTCATTGTGGTGCAGTTGAGCATGTTGAAATCATCAG ATCCGGTGAATATGCCTCTACTGCATATGTGACATTCAGAGATGCTTTTGCTCTGCAAACTGCGATATTACTCAGC GGAGCTAGGATCGTAGATCAATGTGTATGCATAACAAGTTGGGGAAGTTATATCGATGAATCCGATGCTTGGAACGGTTCTACTTATCCCGAAGGCAATACTAGCTCAACG ACTTATCACTCGAGTCAGTTCGTCTCTACCCCCGGAGAAGCAGTAACGGTAGTCAAAACACTGGCATCCAAGGGATATGTTTTGGGAAAAGACGCATTAACCAAGGCCAAAGCTTTCGACGAGTCCCATCAACTCTCAGCAACTGCAGCAGCCAAGGTTTGTGAGCTCAGCGACAGAATCGGCCTCACTGAAAAAATTCACGCAGGCAGGGAAGTTGTCAAAACTGTGGACGAGAAGTTCCATGTTTCGGATATCACCAAATCAGCTGCAACCGTTACTGGAACGGCGGTGGTGGTGGCAGCTACGTATACTGGGGAAGCAGCTGTGGCAGCAGGAAGCGCTGTGGTCAACAGCAGCTACTTTGCCAAGGGAGCTCTTTGGTTTTCAGATGTATTGACTCGTGCAAGCAAGGCTGCAGCTGATTTGGGTAGTCATGGCGGTAACTAA